Proteins from a single region of Styela clava chromosome 1, kaStyClav1.hap1.2, whole genome shotgun sequence:
- the LOC120348646 gene encoding uncharacterized protein LOC120348646 isoform X1 yields MAHQKTKDTMPSDVPKMPSNMHWEIMTSNSTRSDSDDGVIITPHGLVNGSHCAAIMMSLYLLHQQDLHCDFSIIILPSSHNGLKDPVTYTVHKLIFSTLSTRIQELTKPMIKIGGKVTCQGIESVIEYVYTGRITDIQILPIELAIQINRAALALGIQLKSYLHKQRNDMVETSTKVYVGQLHESGKDTVIEKAKLTVSMVSDSGKLLPMDECDADTVVLPEGDAKRKKSFSKQAVEMRRKRLRETPQQKSIRREKDRLRKQEFRKRQRELPDISS; encoded by the exons ATGGCACATCAGAAGACCAAAGATACCATGCCATCGGATGTGCCAAAGATGCCATCGAATATGCATTGGGAAATAATGACTTCAAATAGTACGAGATCTGATTCag ATGATGGTGTTATTATTACTCCACATGGACTTGTCAACGGATCACATTGTGCTGCTATAATGATGTCTTTATACTTGTTGCATCAGCAGGATCTTCATTGTGATTTTTCGATCATTATTTTACCATCCTCGCACAATGGTTTGAAGGATCCTGTAACATATACTGTCCACAAGCTGATATTTTCAACTTTATCGACTCGCATCCAAGAATTGACTAAACCAATGATAAAAATTGGTGGCAAAGTGACATGCCAAGGAATTGAAAGTGTCATTGAATATGTGTATACTGGCAGAATTACAGACATCCAGATACTTCCTATTGAATTGGCTATTCAGATAAACAGAGCAGCTCTTGCATTGGGAATTCAACTTAAAAGTTATCTTCACAAACAGCGAAATGACATGGTTGAAACATCCACAAAGGTATACGTTGGGCAACTTCACGAATCGGGTAAAGATACAGTTATAGAAAAAGCTAAGCTTACAGTTTCAATGGTTTCCGATTCTGGCAAACTGCTTCCTATGGACGAATGTGATGCAGACACTGTAGTATTGCCAGAAGGTGATGCTAAACGAAagaaaagtttttcaaaacaGGCTGTAGAAATGCGCCGGAAGCGTCTTAGAGAAACTCCTCAACAAAAATCAATCAGACGAGAAAAAGACAGATTAAGAAAGCAGGAATTCCGAAAACGCCAGCGTGAACTTCCTGACATTTCATCGTAA
- the LOC120348646 gene encoding uncharacterized protein LOC120348646 isoform X2, with translation MAHQKTKDTMPSDVPKMPSNMHWEIMTSNNDGVIITPHGLVNGSHCAAIMMSLYLLHQQDLHCDFSIIILPSSHNGLKDPVTYTVHKLIFSTLSTRIQELTKPMIKIGGKVTCQGIESVIEYVYTGRITDIQILPIELAIQINRAALALGIQLKSYLHKQRNDMVETSTKVYVGQLHESGKDTVIEKAKLTVSMVSDSGKLLPMDECDADTVVLPEGDAKRKKSFSKQAVEMRRKRLRETPQQKSIRREKDRLRKQEFRKRQRELPDISS, from the exons ATGGCACATCAGAAGACCAAAGATACCATGCCATCGGATGTGCCAAAGATGCCATCGAATATGCATTGGGAAATAATGACTTCAAATA ATGATGGTGTTATTATTACTCCACATGGACTTGTCAACGGATCACATTGTGCTGCTATAATGATGTCTTTATACTTGTTGCATCAGCAGGATCTTCATTGTGATTTTTCGATCATTATTTTACCATCCTCGCACAATGGTTTGAAGGATCCTGTAACATATACTGTCCACAAGCTGATATTTTCAACTTTATCGACTCGCATCCAAGAATTGACTAAACCAATGATAAAAATTGGTGGCAAAGTGACATGCCAAGGAATTGAAAGTGTCATTGAATATGTGTATACTGGCAGAATTACAGACATCCAGATACTTCCTATTGAATTGGCTATTCAGATAAACAGAGCAGCTCTTGCATTGGGAATTCAACTTAAAAGTTATCTTCACAAACAGCGAAATGACATGGTTGAAACATCCACAAAGGTATACGTTGGGCAACTTCACGAATCGGGTAAAGATACAGTTATAGAAAAAGCTAAGCTTACAGTTTCAATGGTTTCCGATTCTGGCAAACTGCTTCCTATGGACGAATGTGATGCAGACACTGTAGTATTGCCAGAAGGTGATGCTAAACGAAagaaaagtttttcaaaacaGGCTGTAGAAATGCGCCGGAAGCGTCTTAGAGAAACTCCTCAACAAAAATCAATCAGACGAGAAAAAGACAGATTAAGAAAGCAGGAATTCCGAAAACGCCAGCGTGAACTTCCTGACATTTCATCGTAA
- the LOC144411618 gene encoding uncharacterized protein LOC144411618 — MLEITVKTLDSQSRNFSVPDDITVQSFKQHISQTVNIPVERQRLIYQGRVLQDAVQLNASGDINGKVIHLVERLPTAHVQTPAETARSGPRVPGPPPRAATPRVPGLAGNIFGPFPVPAPGPNFNSNQFVQQMLQQALSGMSNPVGPTVVRGSVRHPHMSEGDMRTEIQIHIGPQGAQGSQSNQPNVNQEHRHPVQPAQQSTAQRRVQPQQNTAPQRPQEVLSEPRRQLNHVEYLLIKLEEHIVCLETGNFPESLGDNTNTSNTNLSDSTGTQNQASTSGTGSINSAAGQATSSEPNSTRHPSLPDVGHVLRRVTELETRFLPFLIEYTNFLEIDPAYSSTESAEYKRMMGFVTAVLKSQRALSVIHRIFSLLVIPLSETPPRSMLIQGECSRHRAPQGRRLHNVATAGQYLNQPRMGQVHQGGSIRMPMFLGPFRGTAPMNMRPGMIGMGPIPQSMLRFNSPPQHPMPQQGHQSGLYGHPTSQQTSFVGRHPVPVLEQTQPAASGPVQVSRSTTSSEPVSVAGGTTAPTNDSVVSQSSASSHGSTRVDIAPTDYAVQITTHIQPNININITPESTIGTTIQEGEIDGIVETSLEEGGDAGAHIDPAHSDSTQAFGFSSSMQADDQGNISIPQEMQLPSIPGLSQEAMRQIIQSVQGSVRQVMNVVTQNNGTMTGENTSQQHTERVSIQGLPGGTNQIPIEIANIIGQTVQNIMLNHLTNSEPNFQEDQATTGASTTSLSSGTTSVSTTASATITPTSSNTTPSVPTTSSNASSEQPVTENRLAELLAEIHRGHFGTIANQTSTSSESQPVGGTRERVVGQAGNTHRNLPKIQRTPNCVNDIVRGQGYMSEMCLTGNENIIELVLFYCGELLSIPDCIAFMAGASEPGNRLRGPLRRVLSERWFEGSVPNRDQIEAEVDRHSDELRPFIEEYFHNEQPKLQDVSVVESNLSLYRHVLRRLLHLLYIHDSQNFARDIHNHLINSLALALQLNVHILRGTEERVQQLVMRQLGAALDPFSTGATNQPNPMVEQVRTMMGNHLIPFIRNHSVNQDQIDQFVMNFPAEQEATLTNEATCSNITNTSNMDEKANKSEIAHDNQGTSESLLPMPSEKQEESEQPEKDSGDADVMEISEESSTEDLDGARDDVDWTTMVPEEWVSVITADIENQKNVVEQPPYSDAYSVGMPANKRRKV; from the coding sequence ATGCTGGAAATAACTGTGAAAACATTGGATTCCCAATCACGCAATTTTTCTGTTCCGGATGATATTACAGTTCAGTCATTTAAGCAACACATATCACAGACTGTGAATATTCCTGTGGAAAGGCAAAGGTTAATATATCAAGGAAGAGTTTTACAAGATGCTGTGCAATTAAATGCAAGTGGAGACATCAATGGAAAAGTTATTCATCTTGTTGAGCGTTTACCGACAGCACATGTTCAAACTCCAGCTGAGACCGCAAGGTCAGGCCCGAGGGTGCCTGGGCCTCCCCCAAGGGCTGCGACCCCACGTGTCCCAGGACTTGCAGGAAATATATTTGGTCCATTTCCTGTGCCAGCTCCTGGTCCTAATTTCAACTCAAATCAGTTCGTGCAGCAAATGCTGCAGCAAGCTCTCAGTGGTATGTCAAATCCGGTTGGGCCAACTGTCGTCAGAGGTTCGGTACGACATCCCCATATGTCGGAAGGTGATATGCGAACAGAAATTCAGATTCACATAGGTCCGCAAGGTGCACAAGGAAGTCAGAGCAACCAACCAAATGTGAACCAGGAACATAGACACCCGGTTCAGCCTGCCCAGCAAAGCACGGCACAGAGAAGAGTTCAACCTCAGCAAAATACTGCTCCACAAAGACCACAGGAAGTGTTGAGCGAGCCACGTCGTCAGCTGAATCATGTTGAATATTTACTGATTAAATTAGAAGAGCACATCGTATGCTTGGAAACTGGTAATTTTCCCGAAAGTCTTGGTGATAATACCAACACCAGCAATACAAATTTATCAGATTCAACGGGGACTCAGAACCAAGCATCAACAAGTGGCACAGGTTCTATTAATTCTGCAGCTGGTCAAGCAACTTCATCAGAGCCAAACAGTACTAGACACCCATCATTGCCAGATGTCGGTCATGTTTTGCGGCGTGTTACAGAGCTTGAGACTAGGTTTTTACCATTTTTAATAGAATATACAAACTTTCTTGAAATTGACCCGGCCTATTCAAGCACAGAAAGCGCAGAATACAAACGAATGATGGGGTTTGTAACGGCAGTATTGAAATCTCAAAGAGCATTGAGCGTCATACATAGAATTTTCTCTTTGTTGGTTATTCCATTGTCCGAAACTCCACCACGGTCAATGCTAATACAAGGAGAATGCTCGAGGCATAGAGCTCCTCAAGGACGAAGACTCCACAATGTTGCTACTGCTGGGCAATATTTGAATCAACCTCGGATGGGACAAGTTCATCAGGGTGGATCGATCAGAATGCCCATGTTTTTGGGACCATTTCGTGGAACTGCTCCAATGAATATGAGACCAGGGATGATCGGGATGGGGCCGATTCCCCAATCCATGCTCAGGTTTAATTCTCCACCACAGCATCCAATGCCCCAACAAGGTCATCAGTCTGGATTATATGGCCATCCAACTTCCCAGCAGACAAGTTTCGTTGGTCGACATCCAGTGCCTGTCCTTGAACAAACTCAGCCAGCTGCATCAGGCCCTGTTCAAGTGTCCAGGAGCACAACCTCATCTGAACCTGTCAGCGTGGCTGGAGGTACTACTGCACCCACTAACGACTCTGTTGTCAGTCAGAGCAGTGCTAGTTCTCATGGCTCTACTAGAGTTGACATTGCACCCACCGATTATGCTGTCCAAATTACAACTCATATTCAGCCTAACATAAACATTAATATAACACCAGAATCAACTATTGGAACCACGATCCAAGAAGGAGAAATCGATGGGATTGTTGAAACCTCTTTGGAAGAGGGTGGAGATGCTGGTGCTCATATTGATCCAGCACATTCAGATAGTACACAGGCATTTGGTTTTTCTTCGTCGATGCAAGCGGATGACCAAGGAAATATTTCAATACCCCAAGAAATGCAACTTCCTTCTATTCCTGGATTGTCTCAAGAAGCAATGCGCCAAATCATTCAGAGTGTTCAAGGATCTGTGCGGCAAGTCATGAATGTTGTAACGCAAAACAATGGTACAATGACCGGAGAAAACACATCACAGCAACATACTGAAAGAGTGTCAATACAGGGACTGCCTGGAGGAACTAACCAAATCCCGATTGAAATCGCTAATATCATTGGTCAAACTGTTCAGAACATAATGCTTAATCATCTCACTAACTCTGAACCAAATTTTCAGGAAGACCAAGCAACAACTGGAGCGTCAACAACTTCGTTGTCTAGCGGCACAACCTCTGTTAGCACAACTGCAAGTGCTACTATCACACCAACTTCTTCTAATACCACGCCATCAGTTCCAACTACTAGCAGCAATGCATCCTCTGAGCAGCCAGTTACTGAAAACAGATTGGCAGAACTTCTTGCAGAAATTCATAGAGGACATTTTGGAACCATCGCGAATCAAACGTCAACTAGTTCAGAGTCACAACCAGTTGGAGGTACAAGGGAGAGGGTTGTTGGTCAAGCTGGGAATACACATAGAAATTTGCCAAAAATTCAACGAACACCAAATTGTGTGAATGATATTGTACGGGGTCAAGGTTACATGAGTGAGATGTGCCTAACAGGTAATGAAAACATCATTGAACTTGTGTTGTTTTATTGCGGGGAATTGTTATCAATTCCAGACTGCATTGCTTTTATGGCTGGTGCTTCAGAACCTGGAAACCGACTCAGAGGTCCACTGAGACGGGTCCTTTCTGAACGCTGGTTTGAAGGATCTGTACCTAACAGGGATCAGATTGAAGCTGAAGTTGATCGTCACTCGGATGAATTAAGGCCTTTTATTGAAGAGTATTTTCACAATGAGCAGCCCAAGTTACAGGATGTCAGCGTTGTAGAATCTAACTTATCTCTTTATCGCCATGTTTTGCGAAGACTTCTGCATTTACTGTACATTCATGATTCTCAGAATTTTGCTCGTGACATTCACAATCATCtcattaatagtttggcacttGCTTTACAACTCAACGTTCATATTTTGCGTGGAACTGAGGAAAGAGTGCAACAATTAGTCATGAGACAATTAGGAGCTGCTTTAGATCCGTTTTCAACTGGGGCAACAAATCAACCAAATCCAATGGTTGAACAAGTGCGAACTATGATGGGAAACCATCTCATACCATTTATCCGTAATCATTCTGTTAATCAAGATCAGATTGACCAGTTTGTTATGAACTTCCCAGCTGAACAAGAAGCCACACTGACAAATGAAGCAACTTGTAGTAATATAACAAATACTTCGAACATGGACGAAAAAGCAAACAAATCTGAAATAGCTCATGATAACCAAGGGACCTCTGAGTCACTCCTACCAATGCCCAGCGAAAAGCAAGAAGAAAGCGAACAACCAGAAAAAGACTCTGGAGATGCTGATGTGATGGAAATTTCAGAAGAATCGAGCACAGAAGATCTAGATGGAGCAAGGGATGATGTTGATTGGACAACTATGGTTCCGGAAGAATGGGTTTCTGTCATAACTGCTGATATCGAGAATCAAAAGAATGTTGTGGAACAGCCACCATACAGCGATGCCTATTCTGTTGGAATGCCTGCTAACAAAAGGAGAAAAGTATGa
- the LOC120348646 gene encoding uncharacterized protein LOC120348646 isoform X3, giving the protein MMSLYLLHQQDLHCDFSIIILPSSHNGLKDPVTYTVHKLIFSTLSTRIQELTKPMIKIGGKVTCQGIESVIEYVYTGRITDIQILPIELAIQINRAALALGIQLKSYLHKQRNDMVETSTKVYVGQLHESGKDTVIEKAKLTVSMVSDSGKLLPMDECDADTVVLPEGDAKRKKSFSKQAVEMRRKRLRETPQQKSIRREKDRLRKQEFRKRQRELPDISS; this is encoded by the coding sequence ATGATGTCTTTATACTTGTTGCATCAGCAGGATCTTCATTGTGATTTTTCGATCATTATTTTACCATCCTCGCACAATGGTTTGAAGGATCCTGTAACATATACTGTCCACAAGCTGATATTTTCAACTTTATCGACTCGCATCCAAGAATTGACTAAACCAATGATAAAAATTGGTGGCAAAGTGACATGCCAAGGAATTGAAAGTGTCATTGAATATGTGTATACTGGCAGAATTACAGACATCCAGATACTTCCTATTGAATTGGCTATTCAGATAAACAGAGCAGCTCTTGCATTGGGAATTCAACTTAAAAGTTATCTTCACAAACAGCGAAATGACATGGTTGAAACATCCACAAAGGTATACGTTGGGCAACTTCACGAATCGGGTAAAGATACAGTTATAGAAAAAGCTAAGCTTACAGTTTCAATGGTTTCCGATTCTGGCAAACTGCTTCCTATGGACGAATGTGATGCAGACACTGTAGTATTGCCAGAAGGTGATGCTAAACGAAagaaaagtttttcaaaacaGGCTGTAGAAATGCGCCGGAAGCGTCTTAGAGAAACTCCTCAACAAAAATCAATCAGACGAGAAAAAGACAGATTAAGAAAGCAGGAATTCCGAAAACGCCAGCGTGAACTTCCTGACATTTCATCGTAA